The Syntrophomonadaceae bacterium genome includes the window GACAAAGCTGGTAGACGAGGTTTGGGTAGTAATCGCAGGTGAGGAGGAGCAAATTAAACGCGCGGTGAATAGAAAAAACTTGTCCCGGGAGGAAGCAAAAAAACGTCTTGCTGCGCAGATGCCGCTAAAGGAAAAGCTCAAATATGCCAACAAGGTGATCGATAATTCCGGTTCTATTTCATCCACAGCCGGGCAAGTAAAAACGCTATGGGAAAAAGTGTCGGGATACAGTAATAAAAGGGAAATTGAAACGTAAATTATTACCAATCTTTAAAGTTGGGGAAAAACATGCTTAAAAGAAGCGTCATTGGAAGACTTTTTGCTATCTGCTTTATTTTCGTACTTCTTGTTTTAGGGGTTTTGCGCTGGGTGTATCCGCTAAATTACAATGATCTTATCTGCTATGAGTCCCGGAAAAATGGCCTTGACCCCTATCTAGTGGCAGCCGTATTGCGAGTAGAAAGCAACTTTGATCCTGAAGCCGTCTCTCCAAAGGGAGCAATGGGCCTGATGCAATTAATGCCCGAAACAGCCCAGTGGGTTGCAAAGCAGGCTGGTTTCGAATATCATCCAGATAAATTATTTGATCCGGAATACAATATTAAGCTTGGAACCTGGTACCTGGCAGATTTGCTCCA containing:
- a CDS encoding lytic transglycosylase domain-containing protein, translating into MLKRSVIGRLFAICFIFVLLVLGVLRWVYPLNYNDLICYESRKNGLDPYLVAAVLRVESNFDPEAVSPKGAMGLMQLMPETAQWVAKQAGFEYHPDKLFDPEYNIKLGTWYLADLLHEFNGNVWLALAAYNGGRGNVRQWVAAGRWLGDVETIDEIPFAETRRFVRKIKIIWVVYKNLYPFLSSDNTC